A genomic segment from Alistipes senegalensis JC50 encodes:
- a CDS encoding class I SAM-dependent DNA methyltransferase, protein MATNNATEQSLTKKVWNLATTLAGQGIGFTDYITQLTYLLFLKMDVENVEMFGEESAIPTGYQWNDLISLDGLELVKQYEETLKLLSEQDNLIGTIYTKAQNKIDKPVYLKKVITMINEEQWLIMDGDVKGAIYESILEKNGQDKKSGAGQYFTPRPLIQAMVDCINPQIGETVCDPACGTGGFLLTAYDYMKGQSANKEKRDFLRDKALHGVDNTPLVVTLASMNLYLHGIGTDRSPIVCEDSLEKEPSTLVDVILANPPFGTRPAGSVDINRPDFYVETKNNQLNFLQHMMLMLKTGGRAAVVLPDNILFEAGAGETIRKHLLQDFNLHTILRLPTGIFYAQGVKANVLFFSKGQPTKEIWFYDYRTDVKHTLATNKLERHHLDDFVSCYNNRVETYDAENNPQGRWRKYSVDEIIARDKTSLDITWIKQGGEVDDRSLAELMADIKDKSDTISNAVAELQKLLANIEE, encoded by the coding sequence ATGGCAACAAATAACGCAACAGAGCAATCGCTCACCAAGAAGGTTTGGAATTTGGCAACGACTCTTGCCGGACAAGGTATTGGGTTTACTGATTATATTACCCAACTGACCTATCTTCTGTTTTTGAAGATGGATGTCGAGAATGTAGAAATGTTCGGAGAGGAATCGGCAATTCCGACTGGGTATCAATGGAACGATTTGATTTCCCTTGATGGATTGGAACTGGTCAAGCAATACGAAGAGACACTGAAATTGCTTAGCGAGCAGGACAATTTGATAGGCACTATTTATACCAAAGCACAAAACAAGATAGACAAGCCCGTTTATCTGAAAAAGGTTATCACCATGATTAATGAAGAGCAATGGCTCATCATGGACGGGGATGTGAAAGGGGCTATCTACGAGAGTATTCTTGAAAAGAACGGACAAGACAAGAAAAGCGGTGCCGGACAATATTTTACTCCCCGTCCTTTAATTCAGGCAATGGTGGATTGCATCAATCCGCAAATTGGTGAAACCGTTTGCGACCCTGCTTGTGGTACTGGTGGATTTTTGCTCACTGCCTACGATTACATGAAAGGTCAGTCGGCAAATAAAGAAAAACGTGATTTCTTGCGTGACAAAGCCTTGCATGGTGTAGATAATACTCCTTTGGTGGTAACACTCGCTTCCATGAATCTCTATTTGCATGGCATCGGTACAGACCGTAGTCCGATTGTGTGTGAGGACTCTTTGGAAAAAGAACCGTCAACCCTTGTTGATGTGATACTCGCCAATCCTCCTTTTGGAACTCGCCCGGCCGGTTCTGTGGACATCAACCGTCCGGATTTCTACGTAGAGACCAAGAACAACCAGTTGAACTTCCTCCAGCACATGATGCTTATGCTCAAAACCGGAGGACGTGCTGCTGTGGTGCTCCCTGATAATATCCTCTTTGAGGCCGGAGCAGGCGAAACAATCCGTAAACACTTATTGCAAGATTTCAATCTGCATACCATATTACGTTTGCCTACAGGTATCTTCTATGCCCAAGGTGTGAAAGCCAATGTGCTGTTTTTCAGCAAAGGGCAACCGACCAAAGAAATATGGTTTTATGATTATCGTACCGATGTAAAGCACACGCTTGCCACCAATAAGCTGGAACGCCATCACTTGGATGATTTTGTTTCCTGCTACAATAATCGGGTAGAAACCTACGATGCAGAGAATAATCCGCAAGGGCGTTGGCGCAAATACTCTGTAGATGAGATCATTGCCAGAGACAAGACAAGTCTCGACATCACATGGATAAAACAAGGTGGTGAGGTGGACGACCGTTCATTGGCTGAACTGATGGCAGACATAAAAGATAAAAGCGATACAATTAGCAATGCGGTTGCTGAATTGCAGAAATTATTGGCTAACATTGAAGAATAA
- a CDS encoding DEAD/DEAH box helicase family protein, with translation MTPEEKARQKIDQWFTDAGWEVINRDEYDPTSTAVAIREGLLKGNLEADYFLFINGKAVGVLEAKREETDAFSSKVCEQAALYARSVPNIYQTYQKPLPFIFTSNGKELYFCNFREQDHYFKQIMTIPTPHELVKKLGINDYFAGLPTLRKKGLRDCQYEAITELEKSFRLGQKRALMVLATGAGKTYTACLAAYRMLSYTPMRRVLFLVDRNNLGKQAEGEFGTFRLTENGEAFSTIFTVNRLRSSSIPSDSNVIVSTIQRLFSFLKGDTIEDNEDDDESEPTEEVALPPNPNLPHDYFDMIIIDECHRSIYGNWRKVLEYFDTARLVGLTATPIEETMAFFNNNRIVNYTLEKSIVDGVNVDCRVYSIKTQVTETGGAILEGEKFKEETRYTGEVKTVSSKETKTYTNKELNRSIINPAQIKLILSTYRDVVYTELFNDPQREPNMDYLPKTLIFALNEAHATNIVQIAKEVFGRTDDRFVQKITYSAGDSNELIRQFRNDKDFRIAVTCTLVATGTDVKPLEVVMFMRDVESLPLYIQMKGRGVRTIGDDQLRNVTPNAFSKDCFYLVDAVGVTEHEKTIPTANDESTTKIITLKELLEHISHGYISDEYLKRLAATLARIFNKADDSQRKEFARLSHDDMKELSARIYDALEKSTLPPFVSTEKPNLERKGLVSPLANHADARRYLLILAAGFVNTLMPGEDTLISKGFSIEDAKNTTEAFEEFCRENADEIEALRIIYNNEGEPITYSMLKDLEHKLKMANNHFAPKQIWNSYAILSPSKVKRSTTKEESDALTNIIQLVRYAFRQIERLDSVVTTSKQYFNLWLGQNQREITDKQREVISRIVDYIASNGACTVRDIREDDATHAAQMIRAFGNMQKADEALRSLYTFVVLRKAA, from the coding sequence ATGACACCTGAAGAAAAAGCGAGACAAAAAATAGATCAGTGGTTTACCGATGCTGGTTGGGAAGTTATCAATAGGGATGAGTATGACCCGACTAGTACAGCTGTCGCTATAAGGGAAGGGCTACTAAAAGGTAATCTCGAAGCAGATTATTTTCTTTTCATAAACGGAAAGGCTGTTGGCGTACTTGAAGCCAAACGCGAAGAAACAGATGCTTTTTCTTCTAAGGTATGCGAGCAAGCAGCCTTATATGCCAGAAGCGTACCTAACATATATCAGACATATCAAAAGCCACTGCCATTTATATTCACATCCAACGGAAAGGAATTATACTTTTGTAATTTCCGAGAACAAGACCATTATTTCAAACAAATAATGACTATCCCGACACCTCACGAATTGGTTAAAAAGTTAGGGATAAATGATTATTTTGCCGGACTTCCTACTTTGCGTAAGAAAGGCTTGCGTGATTGTCAATACGAAGCTATAACAGAATTGGAAAAGAGTTTCCGTTTGGGACAAAAACGAGCATTGATGGTACTTGCCACCGGTGCAGGGAAGACTTATACAGCTTGTCTTGCAGCCTACCGAATGCTCTCATACACTCCTATGCGTAGGGTTTTATTCCTTGTTGACAGAAACAATCTTGGAAAACAGGCAGAGGGAGAATTTGGGACTTTTCGCCTGACTGAAAATGGAGAGGCTTTCAGCACTATCTTTACAGTCAATCGTCTTCGGTCATCTTCTATTCCTTCTGATAGTAACGTGATTGTCTCTACAATTCAACGACTGTTCTCATTCCTGAAAGGAGACACAATTGAGGATAATGAAGACGATGACGAAAGTGAACCTACAGAAGAAGTAGCGTTGCCGCCTAATCCCAATTTGCCACATGACTATTTTGATATGATTATCATAGACGAGTGTCATCGCTCCATTTATGGAAACTGGCGTAAGGTACTGGAGTATTTCGACACGGCAAGACTGGTAGGTTTGACTGCAACACCTATTGAAGAAACGATGGCATTTTTCAATAACAACCGCATCGTCAACTATACATTGGAGAAGAGTATCGTTGATGGTGTGAATGTGGATTGTCGGGTGTATAGCATAAAAACACAGGTCACGGAAACAGGCGGAGCTATATTAGAGGGCGAAAAATTTAAAGAAGAAACAAGATATACGGGTGAGGTCAAGACTGTAAGCAGTAAGGAAACCAAAACTTATACAAATAAGGAACTTAATCGAAGTATCATCAATCCGGCACAGATAAAGTTGATTCTTTCGACTTATCGGGATGTGGTTTATACAGAACTCTTTAATGACCCACAGCGTGAGCCGAACATGGATTATCTTCCTAAAACCTTGATATTTGCTCTCAATGAAGCCCATGCTACCAATATCGTACAAATAGCTAAAGAGGTGTTTGGACGGACTGATGACCGGTTCGTTCAGAAAATCACTTATTCGGCAGGTGACAGCAACGAACTGATACGCCAATTCCGCAATGACAAGGATTTCCGTATAGCCGTGACTTGCACACTGGTTGCTACAGGAACGGATGTAAAGCCGTTGGAAGTGGTAATGTTCATGCGTGATGTGGAATCATTGCCGTTGTATATTCAGATGAAGGGGCGCGGAGTGCGTACAATAGGCGATGATCAATTACGTAATGTCACTCCGAATGCATTCAGTAAGGATTGTTTTTATTTGGTTGATGCAGTAGGCGTGACGGAACATGAAAAGACCATCCCAACAGCAAACGATGAATCGACCACAAAAATTATCACTCTGAAAGAATTGTTAGAGCATATCAGTCACGGCTATATTTCTGATGAATATCTCAAACGGCTTGCTGCCACGCTTGCCCGAATATTCAATAAGGCAGATGACTCGCAACGTAAAGAATTTGCCCGTTTGTCTCATGATGACATGAAGGAACTTTCTGCCAGAATATACGATGCGCTTGAAAAAAGCACTCTGCCACCGTTTGTCAGCACAGAAAAGCCCAATTTAGAACGCAAAGGTCTGGTGTCTCCACTTGCCAATCATGCTGATGCTCGGAGATACTTGCTTATTCTCGCGGCCGGTTTTGTCAATACGCTAATGCCCGGAGAAGATACACTTATCTCAAAAGGTTTCTCCATTGAGGATGCTAAAAACACAACGGAGGCATTCGAGGAATTTTGCAGAGAAAATGCAGATGAAATAGAGGCTCTTCGCATTATCTATAACAATGAAGGCGAGCCGATAACCTATTCAATGTTGAAAGATTTGGAACATAAACTCAAAATGGCAAACAACCATTTTGCTCCAAAGCAAATTTGGAATTCGTATGCAATCCTTTCTCCAAGCAAAGTAAAGCGTTCTACAACAAAAGAAGAAAGTGATGCTTTGACAAACATCATACAACTGGTACGCTATGCTTTTCGCCAAATTGAGAGATTGGACAGTGTAGTTACTACATCCAAGCAATATTTCAATCTATGGTTAGGACAAAATCAGCGTGAAATAACCGACAAGCAGCGTGAAGTAATCAGTCGTATTGTAGATTACATTGCGTCTAACGGAGCTTGTACGGTTAGGGATATTCGTGAAGACGATGCGACCCATGCAGCCCAAATGATTCGGGCATTTGGTAATATGCAGAAAGCAGACGAAGCCCTTCGGTCGCTTTACACATTTGTAGTATTAAGAAAAGCAGCATAA
- a CDS encoding helix-turn-helix domain-containing protein codes for MKLNRIKAVLSDKGISQTWLAKQLDKSFSMVNAYACNRIQPNLETLQQIAEILQVDLKDLITDKDERQ; via the coding sequence ATGAAACTGAATAGAATAAAGGCTGTTTTATCGGACAAAGGCATCTCTCAAACGTGGTTGGCCAAACAACTTGATAAGAGTTTCAGTATGGTTAATGCTTATGCTTGCAACAGAATCCAGCCAAATCTGGAGACATTGCAGCAGATAGCAGAGATTCTTCAAGTGGACTTGAAAGATCTAATAACGGACAAGGACGAACGTCAATAG
- the traN gene encoding conjugative transposon protein TraN — protein MKRDLIYLLLIVSAIWAAHATAKAMQNGPQQIGPRKIEAGFTKTVHILFPSPVTYIDIGSMDIIAGKADGAENVVRVKAAVRNFAAETNLTVITEDGGFFTFDVHYAENPAVSTLDLSVQELQSEGVKEPVAAGDPQPTASEGRVLLREVGREKPATVKRMLSDIYRQNRTDVKGIRTKKYGIGVEVLGIYVFNDVIYIHTCISNDTNISFEVDTRRFIVADRKLAKRTAQQQTPLEILRVCNDPAVVRRHQRQRTVFALPKLTISDDKVLLLEIIEKNGARHQTVEIPAGELLDAKLL, from the coding sequence ATGAAAAGAGACCTCATTTATCTGCTCCTGATTGTTTCCGCAATCTGGGCAGCACACGCTACGGCGAAAGCCATGCAGAATGGGCCGCAGCAGATCGGCCCCCGAAAGATCGAAGCGGGATTCACGAAAACCGTGCATATATTGTTCCCGTCGCCCGTCACGTATATCGACATCGGCTCGATGGACATCATCGCAGGCAAAGCCGACGGGGCCGAAAACGTCGTGCGGGTGAAAGCCGCCGTGCGGAATTTCGCAGCAGAAACCAACCTGACGGTCATCACCGAAGACGGCGGATTTTTCACCTTCGATGTCCATTATGCCGAGAATCCGGCCGTCTCGACGCTCGACCTTTCCGTACAGGAGCTGCAGTCGGAAGGAGTGAAGGAGCCCGTCGCTGCAGGCGACCCGCAGCCGACGGCTTCCGAGGGCCGGGTGCTGCTGCGCGAGGTCGGCCGTGAGAAGCCCGCGACCGTAAAGCGCATGTTGAGCGACATATACCGGCAGAACCGTACGGACGTGAAAGGTATTCGTACGAAGAAATACGGCATCGGGGTCGAGGTGCTGGGGATTTACGTATTCAATGACGTGATATACATTCACACCTGTATCTCGAACGACACGAATATCTCCTTCGAAGTGGATACGCGGCGGTTCATCGTAGCAGATCGCAAACTCGCCAAGCGTACGGCACAACAGCAGACGCCGCTCGAAATCCTGCGCGTATGCAACGACCCGGCCGTCGTGAGGAGACATCAGCGTCAGCGGACGGTATTCGCGCTGCCTAAACTGACGATCTCCGATGACAAGGTGCTGTTGCTGGAAATCATCGAGAAGAACGGAGCCCGGCATCAGACAGTGGAGATACCCGCAGGGGAATTGTTGGATGCGAAACTCCTGTAA
- the traM gene encoding conjugative transposon protein TraM, with amino-acid sequence MIENKNPGNDPSAEFERQRKRKVLLFTAILGCIFFVVLWFIFRPAPVKPQEGAAGINTSVPDGKAQATVGDKRKAAEQLRSEEQQQRRMMTLGDNSFSLLDDGLKTAEELAPADNPALRAAEANRAMQQQVQGFYAAPQRNAEVEALKEQVTALQSQLDAERQQPDPLELAEEQYKLARKYLGGGTAAGEEAVEPTKQRRNSRLSVMRPVREGEVEASTLDPRADFTVERNLGFLTAAGGVAHADIPTVKACVAQTQVIRTGSTVQLRLLEAVRIDDMVIPRNTPLYGLATIAGMRLQVTVSSVEYGGRIFAVEAVAYDLDGQPGLNVPNSRERTALKEALASVGQTAGTSVNVTRSAGQQVLSELARGGLQASSQYVAGKLREVKITLKANHQLLLISKE; translated from the coding sequence ATGATAGAAAACAAGAATCCGGGCAATGACCCCTCGGCGGAGTTCGAGCGGCAGCGCAAACGCAAGGTGCTGCTCTTCACGGCGATCCTCGGATGCATCTTCTTCGTCGTGCTGTGGTTCATATTCCGGCCTGCACCCGTCAAGCCCCAAGAGGGAGCCGCGGGGATCAATACGTCGGTCCCGGACGGCAAGGCGCAGGCCACCGTCGGAGACAAACGCAAAGCCGCGGAACAGCTCCGCAGCGAGGAGCAGCAGCAGAGACGCATGATGACACTCGGCGACAACTCGTTCTCGCTGCTGGACGACGGACTCAAAACCGCCGAGGAACTCGCACCGGCGGATAACCCCGCACTGCGGGCCGCCGAGGCCAACCGGGCCATGCAGCAGCAGGTGCAGGGCTTCTACGCCGCTCCGCAGCGCAATGCCGAGGTGGAAGCCCTGAAAGAGCAGGTCACGGCCCTGCAATCCCAGCTCGACGCCGAGCGGCAACAGCCCGACCCGCTGGAACTGGCCGAGGAGCAGTACAAGCTCGCACGGAAGTATCTCGGCGGCGGAACGGCCGCGGGTGAAGAAGCAGTTGAGCCGACAAAGCAGCGGCGGAATTCGCGCCTGTCCGTCATGCGGCCCGTGCGGGAGGGTGAGGTCGAAGCTTCGACGCTCGACCCGCGGGCGGATTTCACCGTCGAACGTAACTTGGGATTTCTCACAGCGGCAGGTGGTGTCGCGCATGCCGATATTCCGACCGTCAAAGCCTGCGTAGCTCAGACGCAGGTCATACGTACCGGAAGCACCGTGCAGCTGCGACTGCTGGAAGCCGTGCGTATCGACGATATGGTGATTCCCCGCAACACCCCGTTATACGGTCTTGCGACGATCGCCGGAATGCGGCTGCAAGTCACGGTGTCGTCCGTCGAATACGGCGGGCGGATCTTTGCCGTCGAAGCCGTGGCTTACGACCTCGACGGCCAGCCGGGGCTGAATGTCCCGAACTCCCGCGAGCGGACAGCCCTCAAAGAGGCGCTGGCGTCCGTCGGGCAGACCGCCGGGACGAGCGTAAACGTCACCCGTTCGGCCGGACAGCAGGTGTTGTCCGAACTGGCGCGTGGAGGATTGCAGGCTTCGTCGCAGTATGTCGCCGGGAAGCTCCGCGAGGTGAAGATCACCCTTAAAGCCAACCATCAGCTATTATTGATTTCAAAAGAATAG
- the traK gene encoding conjugative transposon protein TraK, producing the protein MEFKCLTNIETSFRQLRMYALVFAGICAVVTVAAVWMSYSFAERQRQKIYVLDNGRSLMVALSQDLAQNRPVEAREHVRRFHELFFTLSPDKAAIESNVGRALQMADKSALSYYKVLQEKGFFNRLIAGNVSQMVKVDSIRCDFDRYPYEVTTFARQRILRESTVTERSLVTTCRLVNVSRSDNNPQGFMVEALNIVENKDIATYDR; encoded by the coding sequence ATGGAATTCAAGTGTTTAACGAACATCGAAACATCGTTTAGGCAACTACGCATGTACGCGCTCGTCTTCGCCGGAATCTGCGCCGTCGTAACCGTGGCGGCAGTCTGGATGTCCTACTCTTTCGCCGAACGGCAGCGGCAGAAGATCTACGTACTGGACAACGGTCGCTCGCTGATGGTAGCACTCTCGCAGGACCTCGCACAGAACCGCCCCGTCGAAGCCCGCGAGCATGTGCGGCGCTTCCACGAACTTTTTTTCACCCTCTCGCCCGACAAGGCGGCCATCGAGTCCAACGTCGGCCGCGCCTTGCAGATGGCCGACAAAAGCGCCTTGTCCTACTACAAGGTCTTGCAGGAAAAGGGATTCTTCAACCGCCTGATCGCGGGCAATGTCTCGCAGATGGTCAAAGTGGACAGCATCCGCTGCGATTTCGACCGTTATCCCTACGAGGTTACGACCTTTGCCCGGCAGCGTATTCTGCGCGAGAGCACCGTCACGGAGCGGTCGCTCGTCACGACGTGCCGTCTGGTGAACGTCTCCCGCTCGGACAACAACCCGCAGGGCTTTATGGTCGAGGCGCTGAACATCGTCGAGAACAAAGACATCGCGACCTATGACCGCTAA
- the traJ gene encoding conjugative transposon protein TraJ has translation MVRMLSLTENLHTILRVLYDDMMALCYPMSQVAMAIAGIGALLYIAYRVWQSMAQAEPIDLFPLMRPFAVGICILFFPTLVLGSLNGILSPLVKATHSLMVGQTLDMEQWQERRERLELEGREQMPPDSYYAEDEEMERELNELGLDDQTQQALDRMNEQRSSWSVKGIIFKCLAWVLELLFAAASVILDVLRTFYLIVLSLLGPIAFAISVFDGFQSTLTQWLTKYVSIYLWLPISDLFSAIIARLQTLSMRHDAELMAGGYNWYVDWSNSLNLIFMLVAVCGYLCIPSIASWVVQANGFAAYNKTVSKMTSLVSAGAGWTAGKAWAGAKGAGSAAWSGGKAVGRGIMNGARLIFRK, from the coding sequence ATGGTACGCATGCTTTCCCTTACGGAGAATCTGCATACGATTCTCCGGGTGTTATACGACGATATGATGGCGCTGTGCTACCCGATGTCGCAGGTCGCAATGGCCATCGCAGGAATCGGGGCGCTGCTCTACATCGCTTACCGCGTCTGGCAGTCGATGGCCCAAGCCGAACCTATCGACCTCTTTCCCCTTATGCGGCCCTTCGCCGTCGGCATCTGCATCCTGTTCTTCCCGACGCTCGTGCTGGGAAGCCTGAACGGCATACTTTCACCCTTGGTAAAGGCGACGCATTCCCTGATGGTCGGGCAGACGCTCGACATGGAACAATGGCAGGAGCGGCGTGAGCGGCTCGAACTCGAAGGCCGCGAGCAGATGCCCCCGGACAGCTACTATGCCGAAGACGAGGAGATGGAACGCGAACTGAATGAACTGGGACTCGACGACCAAACGCAGCAAGCACTCGATCGTATGAATGAACAGCGGTCCTCATGGTCGGTCAAAGGGATCATCTTCAAATGTCTGGCATGGGTGCTCGAACTGCTCTTCGCGGCGGCGAGCGTTATCCTCGACGTGCTGAGGACCTTTTACCTGATCGTCCTCTCGCTGCTGGGGCCGATCGCTTTCGCCATTTCCGTGTTCGACGGTTTTCAATCCACCCTGACGCAATGGCTCACGAAGTATGTCTCGATTTACCTGTGGCTGCCGATCTCTGACCTTTTCTCGGCGATCATCGCACGTCTGCAAACCCTTTCGATGCGCCACGACGCCGAACTGATGGCCGGAGGCTACAACTGGTATGTGGACTGGTCGAACAGCCTGAATCTGATCTTTATGCTTGTGGCCGTGTGCGGATACCTCTGCATCCCCTCGATCGCCTCGTGGGTCGTGCAGGCGAACGGATTCGCCGCCTACAACAAGACCGTCTCGAAGATGACCTCGCTCGTAAGCGCCGGGGCCGGATGGACGGCCGGCAAAGCATGGGCCGGGGCCAAAGGCGCCGGCTCAGCGGCATGGTCCGGCGGTAAGGCCGTGGGACGCGGCATCATGAACGGCGCCCGGCTTATTTTCAGAAAATAA
- a CDS encoding DUF4141 domain-containing protein, giving the protein MNHKIILLCLCLVCTGRSTYAQWVVSDPTNLAQGIVNSTKQVVEAAKNGSTMLQSFQETVKIYEQGKRYYDALKSVSNLVRSARKVQQCILLVGEISDIYVDGYRRMVGDENFTPAELAAIAAGYARIIEESAGELKELQDIVNPTDMSLTDKDRIDVVQRVYGVLRHHRDLTRYYTRKNISISLLRAARKRDMEGVLSLYGTDEQRYW; this is encoded by the coding sequence ATGAACCATAAAATCATCCTGCTGTGTCTGTGCCTCGTCTGCACAGGCCGCAGCACATACGCCCAGTGGGTCGTCTCGGACCCCACGAACCTCGCGCAGGGCATCGTCAACTCCACCAAGCAGGTCGTCGAAGCCGCCAAGAACGGCTCCACCATGCTGCAAAGTTTTCAGGAAACCGTGAAGATTTATGAGCAGGGGAAGCGATACTACGACGCCCTGAAATCCGTCAGCAACCTCGTCCGCTCGGCCCGCAAGGTGCAGCAGTGCATCCTGCTCGTGGGCGAAATCTCGGACATCTACGTCGACGGTTATCGCCGCATGGTCGGCGACGAGAACTTCACGCCCGCGGAACTCGCGGCCATCGCCGCAGGCTACGCACGCATCATCGAGGAGTCGGCCGGGGAATTGAAGGAGCTGCAGGACATCGTGAATCCTACGGACATGTCCCTGACGGACAAGGACCGTATCGACGTGGTGCAGCGCGTCTACGGCGTGTTGCGGCATCACCGCGATCTGACACGCTACTACACGCGCAAGAACATCTCCATATCCCTGCTGCGGGCCGCCCGGAAGCGGGATATGGAAGGAGTGCTCTCATTGTACGGAACCGACGAACAGCGCTACTGGTAA